A single window of Eleginops maclovinus isolate JMC-PN-2008 ecotype Puerto Natales chromosome 19, JC_Emac_rtc_rv5, whole genome shotgun sequence DNA harbors:
- the runx3 gene encoding runt-related transcription factor 3 isoform X1, translating into MASNSIFDSFSNYSSSLLREPPTTRRFTPPSTSFPCSKLGEGNGAMATPGPHRSRSDTRNVVDVLADHAGELVRTDSPNFLCSVLPSHWRCNKTLPVAFKVVALGDVPDGTLVTVMAGNDENYSAELRNASAVMKNQVARFNDLRFVGRSGRGKSFTLTITVFTGPPQVATYHRAIKVTVDGPREPRRHRVKMEDPTKMQFSDRLSEIERYQRSMRIGQVNNNPRPIHQTHLSTTQGLWQDQMDTPALKTCKVEEDLRPWPGTTDLFNQRTSFPSLSPLTDPRFSDPRMHYPGAFPYSSNTSSSGISGLSMSASSRYHTYLPPPYSNNQSQNFQSNSYLYYGTGSGSYQFSMVAPGNTGGERSPSRLLSCSGAGGAGGTNSLMNPGLNNQSEGVEADGSHSNSPTAMSASGRLDESVWRPY; encoded by the exons AGCCGCCCACCACCAGACGGTTCACGCCGCCCTCCACGTCCTTCCCCTGCAGTAAGCTCGGAGAAGGCAACGGGGCCATGGCCACCCCGGGGCCCCACAGGTCACGATCGGACACCAGGAACGTGGTGGACGTGCTGGCGGACCACGCCGGAGAGCTGGTCCGGACCGACAGCCCCAACTTCCTCTGCTCCGTGCTCCCGTCCCACTGGAGGTGCAACAAAACGCTGCCCGTGGCTTTCAAG GTCGTGGCTCTCGGTGATGTCCCCGACGGGACTCTGGTCACCGTGATGGCCGGGAACGACGAGAACTACTCGGCCGAGCTGAGGAACGCCTCTGCCGTGATGAAGAACCAGGTGGCCCGCTTCAACGATCTGCGCTTTGTGGGCAGGAGCGGACGAG GGAAGAGCTTCACTCTGACCATCACCGTGTTCACCGGACCGCCGCAAGTGGCCACCTATCACCGCGCCATCAAAGTCACCGTGGATGGACCCCGAGAACCACGCa GACACAGAGTGAAGATGGAAGACCCCACCAAGATGCAGTTCTCGGACAGGCTGTCAGAGATCGAGCGCTACCAGCGGTCGATGCGGATAGGACAAGTGAACAATAATCCCCGCCCCATCCACCAAACCCACCTAAGCACCACACAAG GCCTGTGGCAGGATCAAATGGACACCCCCGCTCTGAAAACATGCAAAGTGGAGGAGGACCTGAGACCATGGCCAG GTACTACTGACCTCTTCAACCAGAGGACCAGCTTCCCGTCTCTGTCGCCACTGACCGACCCTCGCTTCTCAGACCCCAGGATGCACTACCCTGGGGCCTTCCCTTACTCCTCCAACACCTCCAGCTCCGGCATCAGCGGCCTCAGCATGTCGGCCTCTTCTAGATACCACACCTATCTGCCACCGCCTTACTCAAACAACCAGAGCCAGAACTTCCAGTCCAACTCCTACCTGTATTACGGCACAGGCTCCGGATCCTACCAGTTCTCCATGGTGGCACCGGGCAACACCGGGGGCGAGCGCTCCCCCAGCCGCCTGCTGTCCTGTTCGGGGGCCGGGGGTGCGGGAGGGACCAACAGTCTGATGAACCCGGGCCTGAACAACCAGAGCGAGGGCGTGGAGGCCGACGGCAGCCACAGCAACTCCCCCACCGCCATGAGTGCCTCGGGCCGCTTAGACGAGTCCGTCTGGAGGCCTTACTGA
- the runx3 gene encoding runt-related transcription factor 3 isoform X3, translating into MASNSIFDSFSNYSSSLLREPPTTRRFTPPSTSFPCSKLGEGNGAMATPGPHRSRSDTRNVVDVLADHAGELVRTDSPNFLCSVLPSHWRCNKTLPVAFKVVALGDVPDGTLVTVMAGNDENYSAELRNASAVMKNQVARFNDLRFVGRSGRGKSFTLTITVFTGPPQVATYHRAIKVTVDGPREPRSLWQDQMDTPALKTCKVEEDLRPWPGTTDLFNQRTSFPSLSPLTDPRFSDPRMHYPGAFPYSSNTSSSGISGLSMSASSRYHTYLPPPYSNNQSQNFQSNSYLYYGTGSGSYQFSMVAPGNTGGERSPSRLLSCSGAGGAGGTNSLMNPGLNNQSEGVEADGSHSNSPTAMSASGRLDESVWRPY; encoded by the exons AGCCGCCCACCACCAGACGGTTCACGCCGCCCTCCACGTCCTTCCCCTGCAGTAAGCTCGGAGAAGGCAACGGGGCCATGGCCACCCCGGGGCCCCACAGGTCACGATCGGACACCAGGAACGTGGTGGACGTGCTGGCGGACCACGCCGGAGAGCTGGTCCGGACCGACAGCCCCAACTTCCTCTGCTCCGTGCTCCCGTCCCACTGGAGGTGCAACAAAACGCTGCCCGTGGCTTTCAAG GTCGTGGCTCTCGGTGATGTCCCCGACGGGACTCTGGTCACCGTGATGGCCGGGAACGACGAGAACTACTCGGCCGAGCTGAGGAACGCCTCTGCCGTGATGAAGAACCAGGTGGCCCGCTTCAACGATCTGCGCTTTGTGGGCAGGAGCGGACGAG GGAAGAGCTTCACTCTGACCATCACCGTGTTCACCGGACCGCCGCAAGTGGCCACCTATCACCGCGCCATCAAAGTCACCGTGGATGGACCCCGAGAACCACGCa GCCTGTGGCAGGATCAAATGGACACCCCCGCTCTGAAAACATGCAAAGTGGAGGAGGACCTGAGACCATGGCCAG GTACTACTGACCTCTTCAACCAGAGGACCAGCTTCCCGTCTCTGTCGCCACTGACCGACCCTCGCTTCTCAGACCCCAGGATGCACTACCCTGGGGCCTTCCCTTACTCCTCCAACACCTCCAGCTCCGGCATCAGCGGCCTCAGCATGTCGGCCTCTTCTAGATACCACACCTATCTGCCACCGCCTTACTCAAACAACCAGAGCCAGAACTTCCAGTCCAACTCCTACCTGTATTACGGCACAGGCTCCGGATCCTACCAGTTCTCCATGGTGGCACCGGGCAACACCGGGGGCGAGCGCTCCCCCAGCCGCCTGCTGTCCTGTTCGGGGGCCGGGGGTGCGGGAGGGACCAACAGTCTGATGAACCCGGGCCTGAACAACCAGAGCGAGGGCGTGGAGGCCGACGGCAGCCACAGCAACTCCCCCACCGCCATGAGTGCCTCGGGCCGCTTAGACGAGTCCGTCTGGAGGCCTTACTGA
- the runx3 gene encoding runt-related transcription factor 3 isoform X2, producing MASNSIFDSFSNYSSSLLREPPTTRRFTPPSTSFPCSKLGEGNGAMATPGPHRSRSDTRNVVDVLADHAGELVRTDSPNFLCSVLPSHWRCNKTLPVAFKVVALGDVPDGTLVTVMAGNDENYSAELRNASAVMKNQVARFNDLRFVGRSGRGKSFTLTITVFTGPPQVATYHRAIKVTVDGPREPRRHRVKMEDPTKMQFSDRLSEIERYQRSMRIGQVNNNPRPIHQTHLSTTQGTTDLFNQRTSFPSLSPLTDPRFSDPRMHYPGAFPYSSNTSSSGISGLSMSASSRYHTYLPPPYSNNQSQNFQSNSYLYYGTGSGSYQFSMVAPGNTGGERSPSRLLSCSGAGGAGGTNSLMNPGLNNQSEGVEADGSHSNSPTAMSASGRLDESVWRPY from the exons AGCCGCCCACCACCAGACGGTTCACGCCGCCCTCCACGTCCTTCCCCTGCAGTAAGCTCGGAGAAGGCAACGGGGCCATGGCCACCCCGGGGCCCCACAGGTCACGATCGGACACCAGGAACGTGGTGGACGTGCTGGCGGACCACGCCGGAGAGCTGGTCCGGACCGACAGCCCCAACTTCCTCTGCTCCGTGCTCCCGTCCCACTGGAGGTGCAACAAAACGCTGCCCGTGGCTTTCAAG GTCGTGGCTCTCGGTGATGTCCCCGACGGGACTCTGGTCACCGTGATGGCCGGGAACGACGAGAACTACTCGGCCGAGCTGAGGAACGCCTCTGCCGTGATGAAGAACCAGGTGGCCCGCTTCAACGATCTGCGCTTTGTGGGCAGGAGCGGACGAG GGAAGAGCTTCACTCTGACCATCACCGTGTTCACCGGACCGCCGCAAGTGGCCACCTATCACCGCGCCATCAAAGTCACCGTGGATGGACCCCGAGAACCACGCa GACACAGAGTGAAGATGGAAGACCCCACCAAGATGCAGTTCTCGGACAGGCTGTCAGAGATCGAGCGCTACCAGCGGTCGATGCGGATAGGACAAGTGAACAATAATCCCCGCCCCATCCACCAAACCCACCTAAGCACCACACAAG GTACTACTGACCTCTTCAACCAGAGGACCAGCTTCCCGTCTCTGTCGCCACTGACCGACCCTCGCTTCTCAGACCCCAGGATGCACTACCCTGGGGCCTTCCCTTACTCCTCCAACACCTCCAGCTCCGGCATCAGCGGCCTCAGCATGTCGGCCTCTTCTAGATACCACACCTATCTGCCACCGCCTTACTCAAACAACCAGAGCCAGAACTTCCAGTCCAACTCCTACCTGTATTACGGCACAGGCTCCGGATCCTACCAGTTCTCCATGGTGGCACCGGGCAACACCGGGGGCGAGCGCTCCCCCAGCCGCCTGCTGTCCTGTTCGGGGGCCGGGGGTGCGGGAGGGACCAACAGTCTGATGAACCCGGGCCTGAACAACCAGAGCGAGGGCGTGGAGGCCGACGGCAGCCACAGCAACTCCCCCACCGCCATGAGTGCCTCGGGCCGCTTAGACGAGTCCGTCTGGAGGCCTTACTGA